One segment of Thermococcus profundus DNA contains the following:
- a CDS encoding HdeD family acid-resistance protein translates to MKYGEVEKNWVWMLGLGLIFITLGTAGLMILPLLSITSVAVFGAFMIAGGILQTVQGITKAKEWKSRTLHIVMGAIYVLGGIFAVINPVLATAIYALFLGLALIFIGFLRIAVAFQNRDVSQWALMSLSGILTVFLGLMIVLQWPWSSLWAVGLFISTDMILAGANYIAIALAAKTERDAGTRAIMH, encoded by the coding sequence ATGAAGTACGGAGAAGTTGAAAAGAACTGGGTCTGGATGCTCGGTCTCGGGTTGATATTCATAACCTTAGGAACCGCCGGATTAATGATCCTCCCGCTCCTCAGCATCACCAGTGTGGCTGTGTTCGGAGCGTTCATGATAGCCGGCGGAATTCTGCAGACAGTACAGGGAATCACTAAAGCCAAGGAGTGGAAGAGCAGAACCCTGCACATCGTTATGGGGGCCATCTACGTCCTTGGCGGCATATTCGCCGTGATAAATCCCGTACTCGCCACCGCAATATACGCGCTCTTCCTGGGGCTGGCTCTCATCTTCATCGGCTTCCTCAGGATTGCCGTGGCATTCCAGAACAGGGATGTATCCCAGTGGGCCCTTATGAGCCTTTCAGGGATCCTGACCGTCTTCCTCGGTCTGATGATAGTTCTTCAGTGGCCGTGGTCAAGCCTCTGGGCCGTTGGCCTGTTCATCTCGACGGATATGATACTGGCCGGTGCCAACTACATCGCGATAGCTTTAGCCGCCAAAACGGAACGCGACGCAGGGACGCGGGCGATAATGCATTGA
- a CDS encoding YkgJ family cysteine cluster protein → MRFKPKPFTDPVPFRCLYCLDCCRGRHIYLTLEDIERIARAGHDPQDFVTFSVEGDKIRFVLAVREWDLGCVFHDPETGKCTIHEVNPIICRIYPFMVSRKPLGVEGEEPFEYRGEKLWLYYDESCPGINAEEPETTITPEEIAELGLEFEREFEKTDMDGFVELIGRLDGEGNG, encoded by the coding sequence ATGCGCTTCAAGCCCAAACCCTTCACAGATCCGGTTCCATTCAGGTGCCTCTACTGCCTCGACTGCTGCAGGGGGAGGCACATCTACCTGACGCTCGAGGACATAGAGAGGATAGCGAGGGCCGGCCACGATCCGCAGGACTTCGTGACGTTCTCAGTTGAGGGAGACAAAATCCGCTTCGTTCTCGCTGTGAGGGAGTGGGATTTGGGATGCGTCTTCCACGACCCGGAGACTGGGAAGTGTACAATCCACGAGGTCAATCCTATCATCTGCCGCATCTACCCCTTCATGGTGTCGAGAAAGCCGCTGGGTGTGGAGGGGGAAGAGCCCTTCGAGTACAGAGGTGAGAAGCTCTGGCTCTACTATGACGAGAGCTGTCCGGGGATAAACGCCGAAGAACCGGAAACAACAATAACGCCGGAAGAGATAGCGGAGCTTGGCCTGGAGTTCGAGAGGGAGTTTGAAAAGACGGATATGGACGGCTTTGTCGAGCTGATTGGGAGGCTCGATGGTGAGGGAAATGGATGA
- a CDS encoding PUA domain-containing protein — MVREMDELRHRRASSWEYDLILREAEKYGELRHHTFAIVEGKFRDVYAVNERVWTEIEGLKMKPYAYGTFVGTIKVDKNLVEKFYPNVEFFYFVDVQKNYAILSPKAGFLFTTGKDVPRSGVRSYNWQGTKKLVIYDENGIILGIGRINPGSRNKFILNVTDIGAFIRRRR, encoded by the coding sequence ATGGTGAGGGAAATGGATGAGCTCCGCCATCGAAGGGCGTCATCATGGGAGTACGACCTCATCCTGCGAGAGGCGGAAAAGTACGGCGAGCTAAGGCATCATACCTTCGCCATTGTTGAAGGGAAGTTCCGCGACGTCTACGCGGTTAACGAGAGGGTCTGGACCGAGATAGAGGGGCTCAAAATGAAGCCCTACGCATATGGAACCTTCGTCGGCACCATAAAGGTCGATAAAAACCTTGTCGAGAAGTTCTACCCCAACGTCGAGTTCTTCTACTTCGTTGACGTCCAGAAGAACTATGCGATACTAAGCCCCAAGGCCGGATTTCTGTTCACGACCGGAAAGGACGTGCCGAGGAGCGGCGTGCGCTCTTATAACTGGCAGGGCACCAAAAAGCTCGTAATCTACGATGAAAACGGGATAATCCTCGGAATCGGAAGGATAAATCCCGGGAGCAGAAACAAGTTCATCCTAAACGTGACAGACATCGGTGCGTTCATCAGGAGGAGGCGCTGA